The genomic window AAGTGCGGCCACAATGCATTTAAAGCGAAAAGGGGTCAAAGAACAAAACTGCTTTTGCTTTCTTCCCATGTGGTTggcaatataaaaaagggtgcTTAACCCCTGTGTGGAAAAAACGGTGATCAGCGCGGACACTACTGAATGCAGTCCATAaagctaaaaaaatattacgaCAATGAAAAGGGGTAAATCAAATTGTTTCATCTTGCCCAGTTTGTCCCGTTATGCTCTTTTGGCCAAACAAAGAAAATGATGAGCAACGCCAAGTGGTAAGAATGTTAACATAAAAacatatacatttgtgtatgtgcggaatgaacaaaatgtagTGTGTTAGGTCCCCTCCCGTTTGTCATGCAAAACTTGTGATTCTTcattataaaggaaaaaaaatgacaaaactCTTCGCATTATAACGCGGTATTCCTTCAGGGATGGGATGAACAATGGACTTGATTGGGGGCAAAGATGTAACAAATGCTTACGCGGTACGCTTTCGTTTCGTTCTTTCCATTCGTTTGTTTCGTTCCTTTCGTTTCACATCGCGGGAACATATATCGTTGGAGACAGAACGCACAGGAAAAGAAGCtggaacatttttaaaaaaggtgggGTCGAAAAGTTGACAGAATGGTTGAGGATAACATACATGTGATTCAGAATGACCCGCTCATTATCGTAGATAAATTCCCCTACACCAGGAAGAACGAAAGAGTCACAGGTATGGAGAAAGGGGTACGAGCACCTGCGTGTGTGATTCTATGCACATAGTTACTAACACATGTTTTGCACACCCATTCTGATACAGTCGTATCCCTCATGACTATGATGagtagggggaaaaaagcaccTGTTCTAGCACCAATTTTCCCCGGTGAACATCACCTTTGTGTAGAAATATATCTTTGAAATATGCTTGTTTCTCCCCTGTtagacgaagaagaagaaaaaaaaaaaaaaatcacgaaGATATATTTCTTGACTCATTTCCACGCAGATCATTACAccaacataaataaatacttCCACGAAAACGTCTTCTCGTCAACCATAACGAAAAAGTTGTTAACAAACATAATTGGggtaaatgaaaaatatatacacaatttaaaaattaataaaaattaccgtcttttcaatttcgaaataatttttatcgACGCAAATCATTGTCCTGGATctgtaattatttattttgaatttgcaaatggaacaaaaatcATACACACAGGCGATTTCCGCTATTCCAATGTTCATACCtttttgataaaaaaagtgctaaattgtaaaaggaatgaaaaagatgGACAGCAATACAAATTGCAAACATTGATTCCTACAAACTCGGAGGAACAAGCGAACAAAGGGGAGTTGTCCACCGGGGTGAAGACGAGCTTCTCCTGGAAGGGCAATCCGTATAACATCCATTTTAGTagtgaaaatttaaatatatataagggaaaaacataCATTGTAAATTTTGAAGAGTTTAGAATAgcttatttaaaaaatgtggaagatTTAATTTGCGGACTTAAATCTGAGGGGAAGGAATTTTATTTGTATGATTCcattgaaaaggaaaattattttaactttttcatttacgTAGATTTGTCTCTATATTTTAATCAGAACGAAGTGGACATTTTGCTTCTCCATGATGGGAATAAAAGGCTAAACGAGGACGTGATAATTAACGAGGAAAACGTAAAGAACATTCGCTTCGTCGCGATCTCTGATGGAGAAAAGTTAAAAGATGAAACCAGTCCCAACGGAACCAACTCCTCAGTTTTGGTAAAAAGGGAGTTGCTTCACCATTTGTGCGATAGGATAAATGGAGAAAAcggaaaggtaaaaaaggaagaggacaCCGACGTGAACGAGTCGCGATTTACACATGAGCATATCattgaagaagagaagacgGTGGtaaaagcgaaaaaagaaagcgctAGTGATCTCATCAAGCTGGAACATCGTCCAGGTGGGCAAGAAATAAATGCTCCTTCTGACGTGAACGAATCGGAAGAAGACTCAAATTATATAAGGACCATTTACCTGGACACAACTTATGCCCTGtcgaaaaataatttgttcgCGCCGCAGATGTATTtgattaattttattatttatatatgtaagagGAAAGTGAGAGAAGATTCTGCCGTATCGGTGGGCGTCGCGGTAAAGGCAGGGGAAAAACACAAGGCTAACCTTGCTAAAACGGGCAAACGAACCCGGGCGCATAAATATAAGGACGAGGGAGGGGGAAGCAAAGTGGGTAAAACAAACAGCGATGAAAAGATCGAAACCAATGGAGCGGGGGATAGGGATGAGAAGAACTTacaggggaaaggaaaccgCCCCAAAAGAACCCTATTCATGTTTGGAACCTACAAcctggggaaggaaaaaatttacctaAGCGTATCCGAGGCGTGCAACATGAAAATACACTtcaggaatgaaaaaaaaaaaacaataattCAGTCCTTCTTACACAATAAAAGTAtgttaaaaagaataacagACAATAAGTTGGAAGCGCAGATCCACATAGTTGACATAAATTATTCGTATATATTCcccaaaattgaaaaaaataaatttaaaaatttaatagaCGAAGAAATCGAAAAGGAATTTGATTCATTCTATTATATTATCCCCACAGGAtgggtgaaaaaatattccttttatcaaaaaaatgaaatttccatttttttaatcccctATAGTGAACATTCAAATTTATCAGAATTGGAAAGTTTTGTAAAATCTATCAAGCCTTGTAATATAATTCCTACTGTGTTTTATAACCCGAAGGAAAAGACGAGGATTCTGAACATCTTCAACCCGTACCTGAACTTACAGCGGGAAGtgctgaattttttaaaaatatctgATGAGCGTTGTTTGGtcaggaataaaaaaatatccaaaAGGGGCGAAAAGACAAATCACACGCGGAAACAAATTGTAGAGGCTAATATTGTGGGGGTAAAAAATTCCAATGGTAGCAGTCAACCCAAGTTGACGTCGTTTTTTCCGttcataaaaaggaagaaacggtGACTCCCCTGGGGGGATGGAGGATACGTTAGTTCATAGTTCTGTCTTGCAGTGACATTCTACTTCGCTTTACAGCGAATACGCTTACAAatgggggtgaaaaaaatacaggTGATAATACTCCCCTTTTGTACACTTTCCGTAGTAACAATTTGtcgacttttttttgtatcaaCCATTTTAGTTATGCTCATGTAGACATTTTGCAATAGTGGCTGGGCACTAATATGCCTTTAAAATTGTGCGTCCATGTAGGTCAAACACACGTATGGCACAACAGCACGTACGATTTTAACGCGATTTTCTTATGCCTCTCTTTAATtactcctcttctttttttgttcgtttgATTGGCAATTTATTACGCTTCTGTATGTCGCATCACTTTTTTATTCGCCTTttattgctatttttttttttttttttttgtgcaattatTCGCCCATCTTATATGcgcatttttcaaaaaaacgcacaaacACATTTgatggataaaaaaaaaaaaatttacatacCATAAAATTAgctgaaaaagggaaatgtacCCATCACCGCATTTGAATAGGAACAGAAATGTCACTGTGTAGTTATTAATATAGGTGTCTATGCATGAGTAATCTTCTTGCCCACTTTGGAGAGAGAGTTTTCATGTTGCCCCCGTCGATGCGGTTAAAAGACATGGAAATATaaaacatggaaaaaaaaaagaagggaaaaaaggataaagCTTCTAAGAAGggtttgaaaaaggaaaagaaagaagacgAAACGGCGGGTGCGAAATTGATAGAGACATCCGAAAGGGATGTGAATGAAGAAACTAGATATATTGAAAAGGACCAAAATGATGACGCGCCTGCTAACGAAATGTCCTTCACTGAGAAGGAGGTCGATAAGCTCCCTCATAATGGGAACAGAACAAGTAATACAAATAGTTTGACAGTTTTGTGAAGGTCataatacacatacatatgcacattcaCACGAACTCGCATGACTGTATATAGGTGAGTTCATGAATACGCCTTCGTCCGAATGTTACACATTGcagagaagggaagaagcgaAATGGAGCGACGAGACACAGAGGATTGCAGAACTAACAACAGAGAGGATAAAGATAGCATGTTCCCCCCTTCAAATGAATTCAAGTTAACTAACCtgaaaaatgatgaaattttCGAAAGCAATCTTCCAAAGAGTACAGGCGAAATATCTCCCCttgaaaaaacagaatttttttcaacggaaaaggggaatggTTGCCATATGAAGGGGCTCAAAAAAAGTGTCCAATTTTTAGAAGATATGAAAGGATTTATAATGAAGAAGCAGAGAATGGACGACCTTGTTATGAATataggaaataaaaaggaagataataACGTAACCCCAGATGGGCGCGACAGTTTAAAGGCTGGAACTAAGGGTGAAGTGACCTCCCCTCTCAATATAGAAGTAATAAGAAAATACCTTACACCCACAAACTTAACATTGTTAGTGTTCAAAATGATGgtatgttttcctttttttttcccttttcatcgcaggaaaaggaaacccTGTCCTACAAgctgaagaagcagaaaaaaattgaaaaatagTAAACAttgtttagaaaaaaattaagcatcGTCAAATGACTGTGTAAATATCTGTTGAGGCAAATtttacatacattttttttttttttttttttattgtccTTCTTGCATAATTACGAACGGAAAAACAGCAAGCTGAGCGGCGAAGAAAAAGATAAGTACATGAAAAAGTATATGCTCAAATTGGAAAAgcagtacaaaaaaaaaaagacgaagatttaaaaaaggaagtcgaagaacagaaggaggaaataaaaaaatatcaagaaagggaaaacacGTTCCTTAATTATTTAAAGAACCCCAGATTGAATTTGTCCAAAGGGGAGGACTTGAATGACTACTTGTGTATTAGTCCCACTACAGTAGTAAGTTGGCGTTCGCTGCGTATGTGCGGAGCTGGTTTTATTcagaaggggaaataataagggaaaaatgtgtTAGGCAAGTAGGGCAATACCTTTAGAAGAACACCTCTCTGAACACACACGCACACGCTGCTACCCCTCTACGAAGTACTTTACAGACGTAACGAAAGATGAAACGCCGACGAGGGACCTACTAATCACGAATAAAGGCAGTACGCTGCTGCACGTAATAATAGTGCCACCATCCACAAGCCACTTTTACATAAAAGACATAATTAATGtgtacaacaaaaatgaggagaattCCAAGAACAATTTGAACAATCAAATAGCCCCTGGACATTCCTTGAAGGTAAGGAGGAAGCAATCAATATGATCTGCATAAAATGTGATAATTAACCTGTGTAAGGGCATATACACGacattttttaccccttttttttcccccccattgGGAAGATCAAATTAGGTTACAACGTTTTCACCCTGAAGCATCAAAGGGACCAAATAAAAATCCTGTCGGAAGCCGGGAACAAGACGATagacgtatatataattagaaaaaaaacaaaaagagggggaactAGAACAAGCGAATGTACActaaatgtgcatatatatatgtgccaCTTTTCGCAAGCATCCCACAAAAAGGGCATATCGCGATGTTACCCCTTTGCAGATAAAAGCGTTTCGCTCAATGCCAAAAATGAAGTtccataaaattttaaattttgggCCCATTCGGTCTcacgagaagaaaaaaaaatcgtaatcaatttgggaaaaaaaaattggaatgaATGAAAGAACGTGTTGTGGGGTCCCCAAGACAGTTCTCCACCACCTCCATAGACCTCtaaccattttttatgtctaCCCAATTAACTGTTTTTCTTCGCATTTTATACCCTCCCCAATGGAACAGATTTTATATCAAGAACGAAGGACAAGAAACCAACGTGCTGATATTACCGAGGAAGCTATTTACCTTTTAcgagaaaaaggagaaaattgaaagggagg from Plasmodium coatneyi strain Hackeri chromosome 12, complete sequence includes these protein-coding regions:
- a CDS encoding DNA repair metallo-beta-lactamase protein — encoded protein: MVEDNIHVIQNDPLIIVDKFPYTRKNERVTDHYTNINKYFHENVFSSTITKKLLTNIIGVNEKYIHNLKINKNYRLFNFEIIFIDANHCPGSVIIYFEFANGTKIIHTGDFRYSNVHTFLIKKVLNCKRNEKDGQQYKLQTLIPTNSEEQANKGELSTGVKTSFSWKGNPYNIHFSSENLNIYKGKTYIVNFEEFRIAYLKNVEDLICGLKSEGKEFYLYDSIEKENYFNFFIYVDLSLYFNQNEVDILLLHDGNKRLNEDVIINEENVKNIRFVAISDGEKLKDETSPNGTNSSVLVKRELLHHLCDRINGENGKVKKEEDTDVNESRFTHEHIIEEEKTVVKAKKESASDLIKLEHRPGGQEINAPSDVNESEEDSNYIRTIYLDTTYALSKNNLFAPQMYLINFIIYICKRKVREDSAVSVGVAVKAGEKHKANLAKTGKRTRAHKYKDEGGGSKVGKTNSDEKIETNGAGDRDEKNLQGKGNRPKRTLFMFGTYNLGKEKIYLSVSEACNMKIHFRNEKKKTIIQSFLHNKSMLKRITDNKLEAQIHIVDINYSYIFPKIEKNKFKNLIDEEIEKEFDSFYYIIPTGWVKKYSFYQKNEISIFLIPYSEHSNLSELESFVKSIKPCNIIPTVFYNPKEKTRILNIFNPYLNLQREVLNFLKISDERCLVRNKKISKRGEKTNHTRKQIVEANIVGVKNSNGSSQPKLTSFFPFIKRKKR